One window of the Dehalococcoidia bacterium genome contains the following:
- a CDS encoding acylphosphatase, producing MSPARAYVLISGRVQGVMFRESTRQEAIKAGVTGMVRNIPDGRVEAIFEGDRAAVLRMIEWCKHGPPAARVEDVQVLWEPYRGDFQNFRIIA from the coding sequence ATGAGCCCAGCCCGCGCCTACGTTCTCATCTCCGGCCGGGTCCAAGGGGTGATGTTCCGGGAGTCGACCCGGCAGGAAGCGATCAAAGCAGGAGTAACGGGGATGGTGCGGAACATCCCCGACGGGCGGGTCGAGGCGATTTTCGAGGGAGACCGGGCCGCTGTCCTCCGCATGATCGAGTGGTGCAAGCACGGGCCGCCCGCTGCCCGCGTCGAAGACGTCCAGGTGCTTTGGGAGCCGTATCGCGGCGACTTCCAAAACTTTCGGATTATCGCCTAA
- a CDS encoding ABC transporter permease, with protein MISKFDLSLSAVRVWQRNRDVFLRLWRTESWPPFLEAFITLLAFGFGMGAYVALGGEEYIVFLAPGLIAQSAFFGATFETTFGSFFRLDSQKTFDAILATPLSVDDIVVGEILWGATRGVISATALLIAVGAFGLAQSPAALGMIPVAFLGGAVFAAIGLCFTAVAPSVNAFNYFFSLYFTPSLFFGGVFFPLDRLPDWVRILAWFIPMTHVTNLSRSLNRGSLGGEAVIDLAFLGVAAVSFSIIAIVLMRRRLIR; from the coding sequence ATGATCTCCAAATTCGATCTCTCCCTCAGCGCCGTGCGTGTCTGGCAGCGCAACCGGGACGTCTTTCTCCGCCTCTGGCGCACCGAAAGCTGGCCCCCCTTCCTCGAGGCGTTCATCACCCTCCTCGCCTTCGGCTTCGGCATGGGCGCGTATGTGGCCCTTGGAGGCGAAGAGTACATCGTCTTTCTCGCTCCCGGCCTGATCGCCCAGTCGGCGTTCTTCGGCGCAACGTTTGAGACGACGTTCGGCTCCTTCTTCCGGCTCGACTCCCAGAAAACGTTCGACGCCATCCTCGCGACGCCGCTCTCTGTCGACGATATTGTCGTCGGCGAGATCCTCTGGGGAGCGACGCGAGGCGTGATCTCGGCGACTGCCCTCCTGATCGCCGTCGGCGCGTTCGGGCTCGCCCAATCGCCGGCAGCGCTCGGCATGATCCCAGTAGCGTTCCTCGGAGGCGCTGTTTTCGCCGCCATCGGGCTGTGCTTTACTGCGGTCGCGCCGTCGGTCAACGCCTTTAACTACTTTTTCAGCCTCTACTTCACGCCCAGCTTGTTCTTCGGCGGTGTTTTCTTCCCCCTCGATCGCCTTCCCGACTGGGTGCGCATCCTCGCTTGGTTCATCCCGATGACGCATGTGACCAACCTCTCCCGCTCGCTCAACCGCGGGAGCCTCGGCGGGGAGGCGGTCATCGACCTCGCCTTCTTGGGCGTTGCCGCTGTCAGTTTCAGCATCATTGCGATAGTGCTGATGCGGCGGCGGCTGATCCGGTAG
- a CDS encoding PHP domain-containing protein — translation MRIDLHVHTVRGSSDSALRLEELIEHARRAGLDGVGITEHNTYWRDPSWDEQAARAGLTIFHGMEISTDCGHILAFGIEGYVSGIHKAAVLREVADRCGAVLIAAHPFRRIFERGPHVHNLLKLRNPTIAEAAAHPVFRLVDAIEVANGGTLEEENAFAVEVARYLGLPVTGGSDSHSANSLGHKATLFDDPIRSMRDLIAAIKEGRGRPVDRLLLVGA, via the coding sequence GTGCGCATCGACTTGCACGTCCACACTGTTCGCGGCAGCTCGGACAGCGCGCTTCGGCTTGAGGAGTTGATCGAGCATGCGCGGCGGGCTGGGCTCGACGGCGTGGGGATCACCGAGCATAACACCTATTGGCGCGACCCGAGCTGGGATGAACAGGCGGCTCGGGCGGGGCTGACAATCTTCCACGGCATGGAGATCTCAACCGACTGCGGCCACATTCTCGCCTTCGGAATTGAGGGCTATGTCTCGGGCATTCACAAGGCGGCTGTGCTCCGCGAGGTTGCCGACCGCTGCGGAGCGGTCTTGATTGCGGCGCATCCCTTTCGCCGAATTTTCGAGCGAGGACCGCACGTCCACAACCTGCTGAAACTGCGCAATCCGACGATCGCCGAGGCGGCGGCGCATCCGGTCTTCCGGCTTGTCGACGCGATCGAGGTCGCCAATGGGGGAACGCTAGAAGAGGAGAATGCGTTCGCTGTCGAAGTTGCCCGCTATCTCGGCTTGCCGGTAACGGGCGGCAGTGATTCGCATTCGGCAAACAGCCTCGGCCATAAGGCAACCCTCTTTGATGACCCAATCCGGAGCATGCGAGACTTGATCGCGGCGATTAAGGAGGGACGTGGACGTCCCGTCGACCGGCTGCTGCTCGTGGGGGCGTAG
- a CDS encoding ABC transporter ATP-binding protein, with product MLSVSMGKPMVIARRLTKQFGDFIAVNGIDFTVYEGACVAFLGPNGAGKSSTIRMIACASPVTAGELIVDGFDVRTHPRHVKSRIGVVPQESNLDPDLSVRQNLLAYARYYNLPKKVAEQRADEALALFQLTEKANASVATLSGGMQRRLTIARALINRPRLLLLDEPTTGLDPQARHLVWTKLRQLKESGATMILTTHYMEEAARLADRVIIMDRGAILAEGTPTALVETYVGQSVLELRIDREEQPPLLEELAGWGADYEATDDAVYVFERDGPFPHPRGTVREAIRRPATLEDVFLRLAGRSLQE from the coding sequence GTGCTCTCCGTTTCCATGGGCAAGCCGATGGTGATTGCGCGGCGCCTGACCAAGCAGTTTGGCGACTTCATCGCCGTCAACGGCATCGACTTCACGGTGTACGAGGGAGCGTGTGTTGCGTTTCTTGGTCCCAACGGCGCCGGCAAGTCGAGCACGATCCGGATGATCGCCTGCGCGTCGCCGGTCACGGCGGGAGAACTGATCGTCGACGGGTTTGATGTCCGGACGCACCCGCGCCACGTGAAGTCGCGGATCGGGGTCGTGCCGCAGGAGAGCAACCTCGACCCCGACCTTTCCGTTCGCCAGAACCTGCTTGCCTACGCCCGCTACTACAACCTCCCGAAAAAGGTGGCGGAGCAGCGCGCGGACGAGGCGCTCGCGCTTTTCCAGTTGACGGAAAAAGCGAACGCCTCGGTCGCAACTCTCTCCGGCGGGATGCAGCGCCGCCTCACGATCGCGCGCGCCCTGATCAACCGTCCCCGGCTGCTGCTCCTCGATGAGCCGACGACCGGGCTTGACCCCCAGGCACGCCACCTCGTCTGGACAAAGCTCCGCCAACTGAAGGAGAGCGGCGCGACAATGATCCTGACCACGCACTATATGGAGGAGGCGGCGCGGCTGGCTGACCGCGTGATCATCATGGATCGCGGCGCGATCCTCGCTGAAGGGACACCAACCGCGCTCGTCGAGACCTACGTCGGCCAGAGCGTTCTCGAGCTTCGGATCGACCGCGAGGAGCAGCCCCCGCTTCTCGAGGAGCTCGCCGGCTGGGGAGCCGACTATGAGGCGACCGACGACGCTGTCTACGTCTTCGAGCGGGACGGTCCCTTCCCGCACCCTCGCGGCACAGTTCGGGAAGCAATCCGCCGGCCGGCGACGCTTGAAGATGTCTTTCTGCGGCTGGCAGGACGGAGCTTGCAGGAATGA
- a CDS encoding ribonuclease J, which produces MRALRLIPLGGLGEIGKNMMAIDTGTDLLVVDCGLQFPEEEMLGIDLVIPDTAYLQEHRDRLRAILITHGHEDHIGAIPYVLPRLRGTPIWATRLAAGLIRVRLREHRLQDDVQVFEYGPGDRITFGECQVEPFRVNHSIPDSVGLAIRTPLGLIVHTGDFKFDHTPVDGMPADFARIARLGDEGVLVLCSDSTYAERPGYTPSEQVVSRALLNVFHEAPGRIIVATFASLIARIQQVIDAAVRTNRKVAVIGRSMEQNVQMALELGYLSAPPGTLIRPEDLSRYHGRELAIITTGSQGEPMSSLARMATREHRLITIVPGDTVIISATPIPGNETLINRTIDNLFKQGAEVLYSRVSEIHVQGHASQEELKMMLNLTRPKYFVPIHGEYRMLVQHAKLAQAVGLQDEQIFILEDGEVLEIDERGATVVDRLPINEVYVDGLGVGDVTNVILRDRRQLASDGILVVVFEIDRQTSRLVDEPDILSRGFVYPGNLANLIEKAREVVAEELRHEFEPHRSEWKTVTSRAREVLGRFIWEQTRQRPMILPIVVEV; this is translated from the coding sequence GTGAGGGCGCTACGACTCATCCCCCTCGGCGGGCTCGGCGAGATTGGCAAGAACATGATGGCGATCGACACCGGCACCGACCTCCTGGTGGTCGATTGCGGCCTGCAATTCCCCGAAGAGGAGATGCTCGGCATTGATCTCGTCATCCCCGACACCGCCTACCTGCAGGAGCACCGCGACCGCCTCCGGGCGATCCTGATCACGCACGGCCACGAAGATCACATCGGCGCGATCCCCTACGTGCTGCCGCGGCTCAGAGGCACGCCAATCTGGGCGACGCGGCTGGCGGCCGGCCTTATCCGTGTCAGGCTGCGCGAGCACCGGCTCCAGGACGACGTGCAGGTGTTCGAGTATGGGCCCGGCGACCGCATCACCTTCGGCGAGTGCCAAGTCGAGCCGTTCCGCGTCAACCACAGCATTCCGGATTCGGTCGGCCTAGCGATCCGGACGCCGCTCGGCCTGATTGTCCACACCGGCGACTTCAAATTTGACCATACGCCGGTCGACGGCATGCCGGCAGACTTTGCGCGGATCGCCCGTCTCGGCGACGAAGGGGTGCTCGTGCTGTGCTCCGACTCCACCTACGCCGAGCGGCCGGGCTATACGCCTTCCGAGCAGGTGGTGTCGCGCGCGCTCCTGAACGTGTTTCACGAAGCGCCCGGCCGGATCATCGTCGCCACCTTCGCCTCCCTTATCGCGCGCATCCAGCAGGTGATCGACGCCGCCGTCCGGACCAACCGCAAGGTCGCCGTTATCGGCCGGAGCATGGAGCAGAATGTTCAGATGGCGCTCGAGCTCGGCTACCTCTCTGCGCCGCCCGGCACCCTCATCCGGCCGGAAGACCTCAGCCGCTACCACGGCCGCGAGCTGGCGATCATTACGACCGGCAGCCAAGGCGAGCCGATGTCCTCCCTTGCGCGGATGGCAACGCGCGAGCATCGGCTGATCACGATCGTGCCCGGGGATACGGTCATCATCTCGGCGACCCCCATTCCCGGCAACGAGACCCTGATCAACCGGACGATCGATAACCTCTTCAAGCAGGGGGCCGAAGTTCTCTATAGTCGGGTCAGTGAGATCCACGTCCAGGGCCATGCCAGTCAGGAAGAGCTGAAGATGATGCTCAATCTGACCCGCCCGAAGTACTTCGTTCCTATCCACGGCGAGTATCGGATGCTGGTACAGCACGCGAAGCTCGCGCAGGCGGTCGGGCTCCAAGACGAGCAGATCTTCATCCTCGAGGATGGAGAAGTGCTGGAGATTGACGAGCGGGGAGCGACCGTTGTCGACCGGCTGCCGATCAATGAGGTGTATGTCGATGGCCTCGGGGTCGGCGACGTGACAAACGTAATCCTGCGCGACCGGCGCCAGCTGGCCTCCGACGGGATCCTCGTCGTCGTCTTCGAGATTGACCGCCAGACATCGCGTCTCGTCGACGAGCCTGACATTCTGTCGCGGGGCTTTGTCTATCCCGGCAATCTCGCCAATCTGATCGAAAAAGCGCGCGAGGTCGTGGCCGAGGAACTGCGGCACGAGTTCGAACCGCATCGCTCGGAATGGAAGACGGTGACGTCGCGCGCGCGCGAGGTGCTGGGGCGCTTTATCTGGGAGCAAACGCGGCAGCGGCCGATGATCCTGCCCATCGTGGTCGAGGTGTGA
- a CDS encoding metallopeptidase family protein, producing the protein MPRKMSRRRFERLVSRAVRELPPTIRERLNNVAITIEDWPSPEDLEAAGLGPDDMLFGLYQGTPLTCRTSDYGLTVPDKITIYQGPLEAACASDWAIRAEVQTTVIHELAHHFGLTDDDLRRYGLE; encoded by the coding sequence ATGCCCCGGAAGATGTCTCGCCGCCGGTTCGAGCGGCTCGTCTCGCGGGCGGTGCGCGAACTCCCGCCGACAATCCGCGAGCGTCTCAACAACGTCGCGATCACCATCGAGGATTGGCCGAGCCCGGAAGACCTCGAGGCCGCGGGCCTCGGTCCGGACGACATGCTCTTCGGCCTTTACCAAGGGACGCCGCTGACATGCCGAACAAGCGACTACGGGCTGACCGTGCCGGACAAAATCACCATCTATCAAGGGCCTCTCGAAGCGGCGTGCGCCTCCGACTGGGCGATTCGCGCTGAGGTGCAGACGACGGTGATCCACGAGCTTGCGCATCACTTTGGCCTGACCGACGACGACCTCCGCCGCTATGGGTTGGAGTGA
- a CDS encoding NADP-dependent isocitrate dehydrogenase → MVFITPSGKKLVTVIPGDGIGPECINSAIRIIEATGAPIEWEERHAGERVFKEGLASGVRPDTMESIAKTRVVLKGPLSTPVGYGEKSANVTLRKLYETYANIRPARELPGVRTPYSGRGIDLVVIRENIEDLYAGIEHMQTPGVAQCLKLISRKGCEKVVRFAFEFARAEGRKSVVAATKSNIMKMTEGMLKRVHEEVAKEYPDIEAWHLIIDNTAHQLVRKPEQFDVIVTTNMNGDIISDLSSALIGGLGFAPSANIGNDVAIFEAVHGSAPKYAGKNVINPTAVILSAVMMLRHIGEFEAAALIENAVLVTLEDGKKMPRDVVGDELMATTTEYTDEIIRNLGRKPKNWKVREYKPIKLPEVTKDPVMVRPQHRRLAGVDIFVESPLHAEELGRSIEDLAQGTSFFLKMISNRGTKVYPAMGAITDAVDHWRCRFLAKDGLTVGDADILDLITRVGSKHRWMHIEKLEEIDGEPGWTKAQGED, encoded by the coding sequence TATCACTCCTTCGGGGAAAAAGCTGGTGACCGTGATCCCGGGCGACGGGATCGGCCCGGAATGCATCAACTCCGCCATTCGGATCATTGAGGCGACCGGCGCGCCGATCGAGTGGGAAGAGCGCCATGCCGGCGAGCGGGTCTTCAAGGAAGGGCTTGCCTCCGGCGTGCGCCCGGACACGATGGAGTCGATCGCGAAGACCCGCGTTGTCCTCAAGGGGCCCCTCAGCACCCCGGTCGGCTATGGCGAGAAGAGTGCGAACGTCACGCTGCGGAAACTGTACGAGACCTACGCCAACATCCGGCCGGCGCGCGAGCTGCCGGGCGTGCGCACGCCCTATTCCGGCCGCGGCATCGACCTCGTCGTTATTCGCGAGAATATCGAAGATCTCTACGCCGGGATTGAGCACATGCAGACCCCCGGCGTTGCCCAATGCCTGAAGCTGATTTCGCGCAAGGGCTGCGAGAAAGTCGTCCGCTTCGCTTTTGAGTTCGCCCGCGCCGAGGGACGCAAATCGGTCGTTGCGGCGACGAAATCAAACATCATGAAGATGACGGAAGGGATGCTCAAGCGGGTGCACGAGGAGGTCGCAAAGGAGTATCCCGATATCGAGGCGTGGCACCTCATCATCGACAACACCGCGCATCAGCTGGTGAGGAAGCCTGAGCAGTTCGACGTCATTGTGACGACGAACATGAACGGCGACATTATCAGCGACCTCTCCTCCGCCCTGATCGGCGGCCTCGGGTTCGCGCCGTCAGCGAACATCGGCAATGACGTCGCTATCTTCGAGGCGGTGCACGGCTCAGCGCCGAAATACGCGGGGAAGAACGTCATCAACCCAACCGCCGTCATCCTTTCGGCGGTGATGATGCTGCGCCACATCGGCGAGTTTGAGGCGGCGGCGCTTATCGAGAACGCCGTGCTGGTCACGCTTGAAGACGGCAAGAAGATGCCGCGCGACGTCGTCGGCGATGAGCTGATGGCGACAACGACCGAGTACACCGACGAAATCATCCGCAACCTCGGGCGCAAGCCGAAGAATTGGAAAGTCCGGGAATACAAGCCGATCAAACTGCCCGAGGTGACGAAAGACCCGGTGATGGTGCGGCCCCAGCACCGGCGGCTCGCCGGGGTTGATATCTTCGTCGAGAGCCCGCTGCACGCCGAAGAGCTCGGCCGCAGTATCGAGGACCTCGCGCAGGGAACTTCCTTCTTCCTCAAGATGATTTCCAACCGCGGCACCAAGGTCTATCCCGCCATGGGCGCAATCACAGACGCCGTCGATCACTGGCGGTGCCGCTTCCTTGCCAAGGACGGGCTGACAGTCGGCGACGCCGACATCCTCGACCTCATCACTCGGGTCGGCTCCAAGCATCGGTGGATGCATATCGAGAAACTTGAGGAGATCGACGGCGAGCCGGGCTGGACGAAGGCACAAGGCGAGGATTAG